In Nerophis lumbriciformis linkage group LG01, RoL_Nlum_v2.1, whole genome shotgun sequence, the genomic stretch GTTTCAGTACATTTTCCCCCGAGTGGGGCTCCatggcaggtcggccttcttaaaggccaCCGCTCCTTGACACTTGACAGCTTTTTTGGGACCTCCCATGCATCAAATCAAAGTTTGATTTAAGAAAGTATACAAATATTTTCACATAAATAAGTGTGAAAGGGTTAAAGCTTTTCTTAAGAGAGACCCACGTGAGGAAGTTAGTGTGGTTATGATGCTAAATTAGGATAATGGGGATTAATAAGGCAGAGTCTTTATACAAATCTTGATTGAgcgaattaaaaaaatatggtataaTTTTATTACCATTTACCTATTGTTTTATTGAGattctgttttgtttttcaaaaaagctggccatGCTTCCATCCGTTTCCTTACTTTATGACGCTTGGTGGCTCCACGTTAGCAATACAATGTGAAGTATTTTTACAGAATGGGTCCCACCAACATTGTTGGGGTAGGCAGTAAAGGAAAGGCAGCTTTTAAAGGAGCCCGtgactgcctttgcatgccttTGTGACATCATTGGCCTCTGAAGGATGCAGCCTGTGAAATGGCATGCAATTCATCTCTCTTTTTCGAGAGAGATAAATACCTTCCAGCCATAATGAGAAAAATAACGTACAGGCATGAATCTGATTGTGCTCTtagatgtatacacacacacttggcaTTTGAGTCATGGTGTCTTAAATCATTAGAGTCAAATCTCTAGTCACTTATTTCCGCTCTCAGGGTGCCGTAAAACAAATATAACTTCATAATGTCGTGCTTTGCTCTTATATGCGGACAGTTTTGTGTTTTGTCAGCTCTCAAAAAATAGAATGAATTAGAGTAGTAAAGGAGGAAAAAGAGTGCAGAAGAAGATGctatagtgcagtgtttttcaaccactgtaccatgagatattgtctggtgtgccctgggaaattatgcaacctcaccttattggtccaaaaaatattttttgcaaatcaataattataatctgcaaataatgtgccgcttagtgtctgtgctgtgtaaaactcggcagggtagcCACATAATActtcatgtcagtaggtggcagcagggagttaattgctttgtaaaagtcggaatgtgtcgggtgagacgaggatggtttgttgtgatcccaataaacagaccacagcgggaggcagagtgcaggtaaaaaggtatgtaatgcttaaaccaaaaatgaacaaaagggaaaggaaaaggcaatggctatgcaaaacgaaagtaaaactgaactggctacaaagtaaacagaaacagaatgctggacggcagcaaaaacttacagcgtccacaaagtgcatccgtacatgacatgacaatcaacaatgtccacacaaagaaggatagcaacaacgtaaatagccttgcttgctaacacaaagcaggcgcgcggaatagtgctcaaaggaagacatgaaactgctacaggaaaacaccaacaaaacaggaagggccaccaaaataacagcgcaagacaagaactaaagcactacacacaggaaaacaccaacaaactcaaaataaggcacgacgatctggtggagtttaattttttaacgttttctgctggtggtgtgcctccggactttttaatttaaaaaatgtgccttgcctcaaaaaaaggttgaaaaacactgctatagtggGCTTGGAGGACGGGTGCAGGGAGACATGCACAACCTGCCTGAGAGGAGCACAGTGGAGGAAGAGCGGGTTATGGAGGCACCAGAAGGAGGGTTGTGCAGAGAAATggggcaggaggaggaggaggaggaggaggcttgAAAGGAGAACAGGTGAATTCAGAGGTCCTCTGTCTCCGGCACGGAGGCTGTCTCAGAGAGGCGAGACAGGGCGCGCATCAAGGCTCTGTTCTCGGCCAGGAGACGTTCGTTGATGCTCCGCAAGGTCTGTGCCTGAGCCAGAGCGGGGAAAGTCTGCACAGAGGAGGAGAGAAGAATACAAGGAGGGGGAAGGACAGAGAAAGCATGCGAGGAAGAGGATGTGGGTGTTGTGAAGCACCCCAAGGACCTGAGAGACTCACTGGCAAAACATGGGGAGGCTTCAAAAAGAAACGCATAAACAAGCAAAGCAACTTATGAAAAAAAGGAATTGCTTTCAAGCTTAAGATGATATTATTAAGATAAATAATTATGTCATCATTTTAGTTATATAAAGCTTTAGAGGTTATATGCCTGATTGTTTGTAATCATCAAACGGATATTTTTTTCTTGGTTTGAATAGTTGAGGTCAACCTAATGTGTTCACTTGATGCTAATCCCGAGGGTACTCctttgagaacacacacacacatacacattcacattcacacggaAGACAAATAAGGAAGAcatctggctttttttttttttttacaagactgAAACACAATTTCATATAAGCCATTTAAAGCGAGCCCATGTTTGGGATTTACCAGGTCATGCATGTAATGTTCTTTTTCTGAAGAAGTGCCCTTGGCAAGAGAAGGTAGTGTGACAAGAATTCTTGATGCTTTGTGTCATTATAATCATAATACTGTGCACTGTACATTCAATTAAACGTCCTCATTTCAATACTGGGAGAGCCGTAATAGTGAGATTGTGACAAAGTGTGTGCTAATCATTGTTTTGATTGTGGCCACACGTGTAAACATGCCCTAGTGTTTGACAGAAGAATTATCACGTGGGGTGACAGGCATGTGTCGCTCTTCAACTCATGGCGACCACTCACCATTCCTACCCACACCCCTCAGGGTTGGTACCCACAACGGAACCGCAATGGAGGGTCCTGCTGAGGCAACCACGAGAACATCAAACAAAGATCTACTCTAACCTCAATATCGGTCTGTTAGAGTTCTGTTATCTATGTGAAGCAAGTTAAGTTAGAGCTGTCCTAAATTCGTGTTTGACCAACCAATTCTATAAAAAGTGGGGTAAACCGGCAATGCCAGAAAATCTTATGAGAGATTACTGGACTGGAGAAtcataaaatgttataaaaatgtgAGTGTGTAACTGTACAAAGCTGACCAGGCCTGCACTCTTTGCAGCTCTTTGTGAAGTGGAACACACACTGTGCAGTGCAGGAATGTCTCACAAAAGCCTATTGGACCAGGTTTGGTATTCAACTGGAACTAGGTCACAACGTTTATTCCTATCGGTGGGATAAGCGGAGCTGGGGAGCCGTGGGGTGGACTCCTCCTTAGCTTGACAGGAACTGAACCAGCAGAGCGTTGTGGCCAATAAGCCTTTAACTTTCTCTCCTTGACTGGCCCAAACCCACCAGTGTGGGTCATACTTgatcacttgtaaagaacataatgtcatggctgtcttgagtttccaatcatttgtacaacgcttatttttttgtgatagagtgattggattgGAGCAcgtatgacatcacatggacaaagataagaccttctgcaggaaagttctgcggtcagatgaaacaaaaaattagctgtttggccaccatacccagcaatatgtatggaggagaaaaggagcggcctttaatcccaggaacaccatttctaccgtcaagcatggtggtggtagtattatgccctgggcctgttttgctgccaatggaactggtgatttacagagagtaaatgggacaatgaaaaaggaggattacctccaaattcttcaggacaacctaaaatcatcaggccagaggttgagtcttgggcgcagttgggtgttccaacaggacaatgaccccaaacacatgttaaaagtggtaaaggaatggctaaatcaggctagaattaaggttttagaatggccttcccaaagtcctgacttaaacgtgtggacaatgctgaagaaacaagtctatgtcagaaaaccaacaaatgtagctgaactgcaccaatttagtcaagaggagtggtcaaaaattcaaccagaagcttgccagaagcttgtggatggctaccaaaagcgccttattgcagtgaaacttgccaagggacatgtaaccaaatattaacattgctgtatgtatacttttgacccagcagatttggtcacattttcagtagacccataataaattcataaaagaaccaaacttcatgaatgttttttgtgaccaacaagtatgtgcttcaatcactctatcacaaaaaaacaagagttgtagaaatgattggaaactcaatacagccatgacattatgttctttacaagtgtatgtaaacttttgattgcgactgtatatgcatatatatatatatatatatatatatatatatatatatatatatatatatatatatatatatatatatatatatatatatatatatatatatatacatatatatatatatatatatatatatatatgtatatatatagatatatagatatatatacatttatatatatatatatgtatatatatatatatatatatatatacatttatatatatatgtatatatatatatatatatatatatatatacatttatatatatatatacatatgtatatatatatatatatatatatatatatatatatatatatataaatatatatatatatatatacatatgtatatatatatatatatatatatccatccatccatccatccattttctaccgcttatttatttatatatattatatatatatatatatatatatatatatatatatatatatatatatatatatatatatatatatatatatatatatatatatttatatttatttatatatgtatatatacaaatatatatatattcatccatccatccaaccaatttctaccgcatgtccatttcggggtcgcggagggtgctggaaccTCTCCcaggaaggctgggtacaccctggacaatatatatatatatatatatatatatatatatatatatatatagtatatatatttgtatatatatatatacacatttatatataaagcTGAAGCAAtcaaacaaacaatttgcagataCTGACCTTTATCTCGTCTTCCATGCCTGACACTCTCTTCTCGAGGGCCTGTTTGtcctgttattaaaaaaaatgtttgatggTCGTGTCATTTGAGGATAAGAAACAATCATGCAAGCAACAAGCATGCTGAAATAAAGATACACGACTATGGATAAAACTTACCTTTTTCTCAGCTTCAAGCTGAGTAGATTTCTCCGATATCCTGTCTTGCCTCTGCAAATGAGAACGATGTTCCATCGTGACGAAGCAATCGTCACAACATTTACAACGGAATGATAAAGTCATACCTGAGTTACTTTTTCCAACTGGGAACGAATGTTGACAAGTTCTTGTTTGCTGTCCTGCAGCCTAGACTTAAGGCGCTCATTCTCGTGTAGTGCTTCCGCGTAcatctaaaaaacaaacaaacatcaaaACAATGTGCTTGTGTGTGGTTTCAACTCCCACAGTCCAACAAACATGAACAATTGAAAACACTGAAGCAaggctattcaactaaattgttctgggggccacatttccagaaagctgagGACTGGTGGAGAGACTGTACTATTTTGAAAATCAGAATCCTTTATAGTGGACATTTTCTTGGTTAATATTTATTGTCAAgagttatttgaaaaaaaacaaacctttATGCAAAATTtaagtgtccactgcagtggattcTGGCCTAGAAGGTTCAAATGTCACTACAAGGATTACATAGGTCCAATATAAATTatctttgactttttgcagtaggtccttaactgCAGATTCtcagaaaaatacaaaattataatAACAGTGAAAAGAGAAGTCCCGACCCCATGGTCCTTAGCTctttggaaatgtggcccccaaaacaatttagttgaatagcctTGCTCCAGTGTCTTTAAGAATTTgcaacaaaaatattaaaatatctcCAAGTTTTAAAATTAActattattctattattattatcacctcTATATATTCATTGAATAGCTTTGCTTTAAAGTTTTCATAGTTTCAAGGTGACTTAGacgtagacaaactttattgatccacaggggaaattgttccacacagtagctcagttacatagGATGGAAAGGGTACGGCTGGAAAGGatcatgcaggtattaagtagacaaaCAATTTAccataatagcaatataaaatataacacatatgtaatatttacttattatatatacagtatataatatatactgatatattattatatgatattatatttgtatataatatataaaatatataacaaatcagATGACAACATATAACaaaccacagatgaggcgctaactgtccaaagtcgggacccagggtggaccgctcatctgtgcatcagttggggacgtctcctcGCTGCTGTCACCACTATGGACTGTAGTCTCACActgttgtgttagatccactatggactggactctcacaatattatgctagatccactcgacgtccattgcaccagtcacccacatctgcggtccccccaaggtttgtcattgtcatcccattgggttgagttttttcttgcccagatgtgggatctgagccgaggatgtcgttgtggcttgtgcagccctttgagacacttgtgatttagggctatataagtaaacgttgattgattggttgattgaaatcccaattaccatgtacaatattacagtatttgtaacagctgcagaaaaaaaaatggcagcacaAAATAGAGAgtcgatccagcagaaaatatacattataaacaaagagaggtagctaacatagagcggtcaggtaatagacagatatcatctattgctgtatggcgagtgattacacagctggatggagtgcgcaatgaaggagttcttgaatgggTAAATGCTTTTGTTTTTCGGTGCCCTTGTACCAGCTGGGAAACTATCCAGCTCACACGTGAATTTGAAACCCTGCAAAAAGTCACCTTCTTATAGTCTTTGCTCGTGGTGTCTTGCTCCTGCTTGCTCAGAGAAGCCAGTCTGGTCTCTCTGCGGGTGTAGGAGCTGGTCCGCCCCAATTTGTCTGCCACATTATCTCCACTGGAGTCATACCTACATGCAGCACAGACCAGATTATTATTTGTAATCTTTACTGATTGTCAGAGAGCAAAGACGTATatcgtagggatgtaacgatattttGGTTTCAAAATGCTCGCAATAATGTCGTGGAATGTGGCGTATCAAATGAGAACTTGGAGTACTCCCAccagtgtagtttttttctggcgctatTGAGTGGGCCGGTTTGATCAGTAAACTACATCTACTATGGTCCCCTGCGGACCCTCCTGTGGAGTTTAAATCAGAAGTAGGGATGCATTTTGGTTTAACGGTGAACACAAAAACAATAGAGGTCTCTCATCGGTCCTATGAATGAGTATACAAGCAGGTATTTTCTGCAAAATAAAACTCTGACATATTTTAGATCCGACTGTTTCGATATCCCACATGTGGTAGTACTATACCAGTAcacattacatggattcaattctttaagatgtcaataaacttctcaataaatcaatcaatatgcCATGTTGTTCGTTGTGTGTTATTACCATTCCGCTGTTTACATTCACTGCACTTTATAGAATTGCGCATGGAGTTGCACTATGCCAATGTCGATTGATGACCCAATGTAATCTCGTTACATTTTGTTATAATGACAACAAATGATTGAATCTTAAATCTATTTCCTTCTGGCATAACTCTTCATGTGGTAGCGtggatatgcaaaaaaaaaagtttgcagtgCACACACCATACAAGTAGTGTAAGTAGTGACTTGATGAACCATCACCCAGAAAATAACCTCGATGAGAATCCAAGAAGCCAGCGAGGCCAAAcatgtgaggtatttacattatgcaAAGTTACATTGTCAGTTAACAACCTAATAACTTGCATTCTCAACACTAACACAAAAATATCCACTGCACAGGACACTGCTTTTCAGGACGTTGAAGGTTAAAACtgacagtattttttttatatttgcatgttacTTGAAACACTGGATGTTCCtgcacttaaaaaaatacctggatATGATAATAAATAGGTTCAAATAATTTCAGCATTATATTGGTGTACAATTACATTGAATGTGTTTATCcctaacattcctgccacttcattttacacactacggCATTTTTACCAAGTCATCTTTATGTTTTTGA encodes the following:
- the LOC133622397 gene encoding protein phosphatase 1 regulatory subunit 12B-like isoform X2 yields the protein MSSYFTRTKDLTRTRRSLTDSPPSSPSPTDKSFRHDRLSRYDSSGDNVADKLGRTSSYTRRETRLASLSKQEQDTTSKDYKKMYAEALHENERLKSRLQDSKQELVNIRSQLEKVTQRQDRISEKSTQLEAEKKDKQALEKRVSGMEDEIKQDPPLRFRCGYQP
- the LOC133622397 gene encoding protein phosphatase 1 regulatory subunit 12B-like isoform X3 — its product is MSSYFTRTKDLTRTRRSLTDSPPSSPSPTDKSFRHDRLSRYDSSGDNVADKLGRTSSYTRRETRLASLSKQEQDTTSKDYKKMYAEALHENERLKSRLQDSKQELVNIRSQLEKVTQRQDRISEKSTQLEAEKKDKQALEKRVSGMEDEIKDPPLRFRCGYQP
- the LOC133622397 gene encoding protein phosphatase 1 regulatory subunit 12B-like isoform X1, with the protein product MSSYFTRTKDLTRTRRSLTDSPPSSPSPTDKSFRHDRLSRYDSSGDNVADKLGRTSSYTRRETRLASLSKQEQDTTSKDYKKMYAEALHENERLKSRLQDSKQELVNIRSQLEKVTQRQDRISEKSTQLEAEKKDKQALEKRVSGMEDEIKVLTELKADNQRLKDENGALIRVISKLSK